In Prionailurus viverrinus isolate Anna chromosome D1, UM_Priviv_1.0, whole genome shotgun sequence, the DNA window TAGAAGCACAAGTGATTTAATCATCCAACTGTTCTAATGATCATGTTATGCTTAGCACGATTAGATGGCACTCCATCTGATCATATTCAGTCAGTCAAGGAATCCTGTTTGTCTCCACCCACTCCTTAAAGGTAACTGAACACAAACCCTGTTCCTGTTCTGGGGCACTTTGCTAGTTGGAAGAGCTTCCAtcaattcttgattttacttgcaaaccattattttaagaatatcaaATACAGAAAATGCTACGTGGTGACTCCTACTATATTATCAGCAGGGATGTTGTCCAGCATGTGATTTGTTTGTACTGGTGAACGACTTGATGAATTTTTAGGCAAAACGATGTACAATCCTCCTATGATTTACACAATGGCATTTCTAGAAAGTCCAAATGCACATTAACGTGCAAGGATACTTATATGTAGAACTGAATTGGTTGTACCttcaaaatctgaaaacagatttTCCACCCATATTCATGACCAGTTCATGGCAGAGCAGTGACATGCTTATAGTTAGCCTGCTTGATGTAGTCACTGTCAACCTCAGCCCTCATTCACCATGTAAACCAACAGGGCGAACTGCGGGTTTCACATGGCTGTGCTGGGTGGTCACATCCTTTTTGGGATCCAGTGGTTTAGTTGATGCCAGGAGCACATGGCTGTCGTGATGAGGTTATGGGTCTCAGGATCGGATGGCACTGCACCTGATGAAACCAATTCCATCAGAAGTTCTAGAAGTCTCCGCCCGCTCCGTGGGGGTGATGGACTATAAGCTCGGTGCCTATTCTCGAACACTGTGCTGGTTGGAAGAGTAGAAACCAGGTGGACACCCACAGTGTTCTGGCAGCCCCCGAAGCCCCCAGGGGCCGCCATCATGCCCCCGTCAGCTCTCGGGGTGGCCGTGGTGTGCATGATCAACATGAACAGGAGCATGGAAGCCCACAGTATCCTCCAGAAGAGAGGGTTCAGCGTGCGCTCTTTTGGAGCCATATCTCCGTTGAGGCTCCCAGGACCCACACGCTGTCGTCCGCATCCCATGAGGTACGATTTCTCCACGAGGTACATGCACATGTATGACGACCTCTCCAGGAAAGACCCGGAATGCTACCACGGCAACGGAATCCTGCGCAtcttggagaggaaggagagaatcaaGCCTCACCCAGAAAGGTTTCAGGAGTGCAGCGACTCCTTCGAAGTCATTTTCACCTGCGAGGAGAGGGTATACGACCGAGTGGTGCAAGAGCTGTGTGCCAGGGAGCAGGTGACCTTCCGGGCTGTGCACGTGGTGGACATGGACATCGAGGACACCTTGGAGGAGGCCACCTTCCGGGCGTTCCTCATCTGTGAGCTGTGCCAGAACTTCCAGCGGGCAGACGACATGGAAGACAGTCTGGATCAGCTGCTGCAGGcagcagaggagaaaacaggaaagagcATTCTTCACACAGTCTGCTTTTACTGACGGTCATGGCTGGATTTGGTCCCTTGCTCATTAAGAACTTGTGCGTGGGGGTTCGGATTCGTCTGTATTTTCTGTGAGAATAGGTTTCAACTCCTTTTTCATGAACTTCTGTTTGTATGATTTTTAGGTATATACCACTGGGGAATAGATATGAgcaagaaaaagcattttttggGAGTCGGGGTCAAGGCGTAATAGTCATGGAAACAGTCCAAACTTGGGCATATGTTCTAGGTACTTGGTGCACAAGAAGTAATTCAGCGCCAGTGTGGATCTGTGAGGAAGTTGCTGTCATGGCCTgtgttttgcagatgagcaagTCAAAGTTTATAAGGGAGTGCTGGACAAGTGATTTGTTGAAGGATATTCAGCAAACAAGCAATATGGTCTGGGCCATCACTGTTTCCCCAGccttctttctggaggctctgggggagaattaatttccttgccttttctaacTTCTAGAAACCACCCACCCATGTTCCTTGGCTCAAGGTCCCCTTCTACCACCTTCAGAGTCAGCCATGTCAAGTTGGATCATTTCACATGACAtcatttctgcctccctctttcacaTTTAAGGACCCTTATAATTACACTGGGCTCACCCAGAAAATTCAGATTGATCTCCCAGTTTTAAGGTCAGCGGTGTTAAAAAGAATGCCACAGGCCCAAGGTGGTGTTGCTTGCACCCTGGAatgcaaaccaagacttaattgaAATTTTCAATTTCTCCAGGAGTAGACTTATAAATCGGTCTGGAATTTTGTACTCAGTACGAATGGGATAATCTGTTATGTGGGTCCTCTCCATctcccaaaggaagatgaggtcatTCACCTAATAAGACTCCCTCCcaaactggagagtgtgatgctaagtgaaataagccatacagagaaagacagataccatatggtttcactcttatgtggatcctgagaaacttaacagaaacccatgggggagggggaggaaaaaaaaaaaagaggttagagtgggagagagccaaagcataagagactgttaaaaactgagaacaaggggtgcctgggtggctcagttggttaagcggccgacttcggctcaggtcatgatctcgcggtctgtgagttcgagccccgcgtcgggctctgtgctgacagctcagagcctgaagcctgtttcggattctgtgtctccctctctctgaccctcccccattcatgctctgtctctctcgtctcaaaaataaataaacgttaaaaaaaaatttaaaaaaaaaaaccaaaaaactgagaacaaactgagggttgatggggggtgggagggagggaggggagggtgggtgatgggtattgaggagggcaccttttgggatgagcactgggtgttgtatggaaaccaatttgacaataaatttctatattggaaaaaaaaataagactcccTCCCATTCCCATTGAGGGAAGGGGACCTTGCCTGAAacagttgtttcttttattttgctaataaCTTTTTGCCTCATTgtccttcctataaaaaccttgCATGTGTATAACTCCTTGGACCTTCCTTCTACTCTGTACATGGGATGCTACATAATTCATGAATTGagtaataaagccaattagatctttacaATGTAGTggtttgaatttttgttatttaacagtaGATTAGGAAACTTAATCCCATCTGTACATATTACTTTTAAAGTGTACCGCTTACAAAATTTGAGAGTGTTGCCTCTGGAAATAGAATGGAATGAAACAATTAGAGGTCTCTAGGAAAGTAAACATGGAAGTCTCTTCACTGGCATAAATTATGAGGAGCCCTTTGGATTTcattaaacacacaaacaaaacgtAGTGTGTTAGAATTAGAAGTATAGGCTATGTATCACTTGTTAAAGAAACaatttccttttgcttattttgagtGCTATATTAATTATAAGggttttttctttagatttttaaaatgtttattcattttttgagagagaaatggggggaggggcagagagagagggagacgcagaacctgaagcagctccaggctctgagctgtcagcacagagcctgacacggggcttgactATTGGGCTTAACAATCCTGCATCAATGTCCACTTAGTTCTTAGTCCAACTGGTACACCTTGAAGGGTAgaaaagaatttttccttcctttcactaATAAGTTTTTAGAAGAGCATGAAATATGGGGAACTAGCTATGATAATAtacttatatgtatttatatcaaAAGACACATTTTTCTGAAGGtgggattattttcttcttcctgtctttgttatatgattaaaaacaataatgtaCAAGATTGGTTTTATAATCAGTTAGAATATAAAGTTATTTCCAAGTTGAAAAAAGTTCCCACCCTACAGTCAGGATgagcaaaaccaaataaaattacttataaaagaatataaagaaagcaGGAGAATTTTTTCTTCTAGCAATCATAAATGTGGATTTTCGGTGACCAAGCATTACTAGGTGGCAAACGAAATAAAAATGGGTCACAAATGTCAAGAATCATAGGTGATCTACAAATTGTGCATGGACATTTAGGAACccttaggaaaaatgaaaactcatTGTGACTCCAGATTTTGAAtctcggagtgcctgggtggctcaattggttaagcttccaactcttggtttcagttcaggttatgacctcatggttcatgaatatgagccctgagtcaggctcggAGCTGATAGAGAgtagcctgcctgggattctctctctctctctgtctctctctctctctgcctgttacccactctctctctttctcttaagataagtaaacttaaaacaaaaacaaaatatgaatctCATGACCAATCCTGGGATGAATATAACTGCAACATCATccttcacatgaaaaaaaaaattgaaagtcaTCTTTGCATATTGCATGTATTCATATTGAAGATTGAAAATAAGTTTACTATCcattaatttaattacattaaaaaattttaatgtttatttttgagacagcaagagagggagacacagaatctgaagcaggctccagtctctgagctgtcagcacagagtctgacacagggcacaaacccatgaactgtgagatcatgacctgagctgaagttgacgcttaaccaacaagccacccaggcaaccctaatttaattatatttaatggcAGTGAAGGGATTAAAAGAGGCCTGTAGCAATGCTGGTTTAGCTGGGAAAGCTTTTTTTAGTGAAACATCA includes these proteins:
- the LOC125175966 gene encoding RNA polymerase II subunit A C-terminal domain phosphatase SSU72-like encodes the protein MPPSALGVAVVCMINMNRSMEAHSILQKRGFSVRSFGAISPLRLPGPTRCRPHPMRYDFSTRYMHMYDDLSRKDPECYHGNGILRILERKERIKPHPERFQECSDSFEVIFTCEERVYDRVVQELCAREQVTFRAVHVVDMDIEDTLEEATFRAFLICELCQNFQRADDMEDSLDQLLQAAEEKTGKSILHTVCFY